A DNA window from Microcystis aeruginosa NIES-843 contains the following coding sequences:
- a CDS encoding DUF2256 domain-containing protein, producing the protein MARQLSKSDLPSKICPVCGLSFTWRKKWQNCWHEVKYCSERCRRRKSSANQ; encoded by the coding sequence ATGGCACGTCAGCTCTCGAAGTCCGATCTTCCCAGTAAAATTTGTCCCGTTTGCGGTTTATCCTTTACTTGGCGCAAAAAGTGGCAAAACTGTTGGCATGAGGTCAAATACTGTTCAGAACGTTGTCGTCGTCGCAAGTCCTCGGCCAATCAGTAA
- a CDS encoding RNA methyltransferase, producing MSVDENNQSSPLDRLRIILVEPAGALNVGSTARIMRNMGLSRLIIVNPACDILGEEARRMAVHGIEVLENCSRVATLGEALQGCHRIIATTSKPRHLNTPLETPRAALPWLLTPNLESALIFGPEDRGLSNSELNHAQRFVGIPANPQYSSLNLAQAVAVCSYELYQRATENRLEPPLETPPNATFEALEGYYQHLESFLLKIGYLYPHTAAARMEKFRQFYHRARPTVEELALLRGIIGHIESIGQLFLGLDSLKGKKKNSPSDR from the coding sequence ATGAGTGTAGATGAAAATAATCAGAGTTCCCCACTCGATCGCCTGAGAATTATTTTGGTCGAACCAGCAGGAGCCTTAAATGTGGGTTCCACCGCCAGAATTATGCGGAATATGGGCTTAAGTCGCTTAATTATCGTCAATCCCGCCTGTGATATCCTGGGAGAAGAAGCGCGACGCATGGCAGTACACGGGATTGAAGTCCTAGAAAACTGTTCACGGGTAGCCACCCTTGGGGAAGCTTTGCAGGGTTGTCATCGCATCATTGCCACCACCTCGAAACCCCGTCACCTGAATACTCCCCTCGAAACACCCCGGGCCGCTTTACCCTGGTTACTCACCCCTAACCTAGAATCGGCCTTAATTTTCGGGCCAGAAGACCGGGGTTTAAGTAACAGCGAACTGAACCACGCCCAGCGTTTTGTCGGTATTCCCGCTAATCCTCAATATTCCTCCCTCAATCTCGCCCAAGCGGTGGCGGTTTGCTCCTACGAACTGTACCAAAGGGCGACGGAAAATAGGCTCGAACCCCCGTTAGAAACGCCCCCTAATGCCACTTTTGAGGCTCTAGAAGGCTATTATCAGCACTTGGAGAGCTTTTTGCTCAAAATTGGCTATCTTTACCCCCACACCGCCGCCGCTAGGATGGAGAAATTCCGGCAATTTTATCATCGGGCCCGGCCCACGGTGGAGGAATTAGCCCTGCTGCGGGGTATTATCGGTCATATTGAAAGTATCGGGCAACTTTTTCTCGGTCTTGATAGTCTCAAGGGCAAGAAAAAAAATTCTCCTAGCGATCGATAA
- a CDS encoding Uma2 family endonuclease, with protein sequence MTTLDIATDIVCPPTDLWSDEPPLESDLHLQQIILLLSCLDWLWQDRNDYYASGNLTIYYNERQLKQRDFCGPDFFVVLDTEKRPRKSWVVWGEGGKYPNLIIEILSDSTTNVDRKAKKELYQHTFRTPEYFWFDPNTLEWQGFTLIEGQYQPITPNENGYLWSKQLGLYLGIFANKLRYFTESGELVPTPQESARQERLAKEREQQRAEKLAQKLRELGINPDEIA encoded by the coding sequence ATGACAACCCTAGATATTGCTACCGATATTGTCTGTCCTCCCACCGATTTATGGAGTGATGAACCACCCTTGGAAAGTGATCTGCATTTACAACAAATTATTTTATTATTATCTTGTCTTGATTGGCTCTGGCAAGATAGAAACGATTACTATGCCTCGGGCAATTTGACTATTTATTATAACGAAAGACAACTAAAACAGCGAGATTTTTGTGGCCCAGATTTTTTCGTGGTTTTAGATACAGAGAAACGTCCCCGGAAAAGTTGGGTTGTCTGGGGAGAAGGGGGTAAATATCCCAATCTAATCATCGAAATTCTCTCCGATTCCACCACTAATGTGGACAGAAAAGCCAAAAAGGAACTATATCAGCATACTTTCCGGACTCCTGAATATTTTTGGTTTGATCCTAATACTTTAGAATGGCAAGGATTCACTTTAATCGAGGGACAATACCAACCGATTACCCCCAATGAAAACGGTTATTTATGGAGTAAGCAACTAGGATTATATTTAGGAATTTTTGCCAATAAATTGCGCTATTTCACCGAATCAGGTGAATTGGTTCCCACCCCTCAAGAGTCGGCCCGACAGGAAAGATTAGCCAAAGAAAGAGAACAACAACGGGCGGAAAAATTAGCCCAAAAGCTGCGAGAATTGGGCATTAATCCCGATGAAATTGCTTAA
- a CDS encoding glycosyltransferase family 4 protein, producing MHIAWLGKKSPFCGNVTYGREVTNSLLDRDYQVSFLHFSSEKPTVSDWPDFYDEITLPRLYSSQVYTIPTLKSSRVLQDKLRELKPDLVHASLPLSPLDFLLPEICESLDLPLVATFHPAFDSKIRNLISSTQLLTYQLHAPFLANYDKVIIFSTSQRDFLVKLGVPEEKLAIIPNGVDVNKYCPGPSNIKAQYNADCLFVYLGRIMPEKNVESLLKAWKKTNLGSRCKLLIVGDGPLTPSLKPFYGEEDGIIWLGFIGDENKRIEILRGVDCFILPSLVEGLSISLLEAMACGVACMATDVGADGEVLKGAGIVLDTKGLITQLKTFLPVLREHPELTTILGQKARQRVLDSYTLSKNIDRLQLVYQEVLAKKQSSLSYFH from the coding sequence ATGCACATTGCCTGGTTAGGAAAAAAATCTCCTTTTTGCGGTAACGTTACCTATGGGCGAGAAGTGACTAATTCCCTGCTCGATCGAGATTATCAAGTCAGTTTTCTGCATTTTTCTTCCGAAAAACCCACCGTAAGCGATTGGCCCGACTTTTACGACGAAATCACCCTGCCACGTCTCTATAGTTCCCAAGTCTATACTATTCCCACCCTGAAATCGAGTCGGGTTCTACAGGATAAGCTCAGGGAACTGAAACCCGATCTAGTTCATGCGTCCTTACCCCTGTCTCCCCTCGATTTTCTGCTACCGGAAATTTGTGAGTCTTTAGATTTGCCTCTGGTGGCGACTTTTCACCCGGCTTTTGATAGTAAAATTCGCAATCTCATCTCTAGTACCCAATTATTAACCTACCAACTACACGCCCCTTTTTTAGCTAATTACGATAAGGTAATTATTTTTTCCACCTCTCAACGGGATTTTTTAGTTAAATTGGGGGTTCCCGAAGAAAAATTAGCAATTATTCCCAATGGGGTTGATGTTAATAAGTATTGTCCAGGTCCCTCGAATATTAAAGCTCAATATAATGCCGATTGTTTATTTGTTTATCTCGGTCGGATCATGCCGGAGAAAAATGTAGAATCTTTATTGAAAGCTTGGAAAAAAACCAATTTAGGGAGTAGATGCAAACTGCTCATTGTTGGCGATGGTCCGTTAACTCCTTCCCTCAAACCTTTTTATGGAGAAGAAGATGGTATTATCTGGTTAGGTTTTATCGGCGATGAAAATAAACGAATTGAAATTTTGCGCGGGGTTGACTGCTTTATTTTACCCTCATTAGTGGAAGGTTTATCGATTTCCCTCTTAGAAGCGATGGCCTGCGGTGTTGCTTGTATGGCTACGGATGTGGGGGCCGATGGGGAAGTGTTAAAAGGTGCGGGAATAGTTCTAGATACTAAAGGACTAATTACCCAATTAAAAACTTTCTTGCCCGTATTACGAGAGCATCCTGAATTAACAACAATTTTAGGACAAAAAGCCCGTCAAAGAGTTTTAGACTCTTACACTCTCAGTAAAAATATTGATCGCTTACAGTTAGTTTATCAAGAAGTGTTAGCCAAAAAACAATCTTCTCTTAGCTACTTTCACTAA
- a CDS encoding HEPN domain-containing protein, whose amino-acid sequence MQLAIEQFRLSLARVRDLIAIHNSLKSQTTSALDVSDILRAALVLTVSALDYYIHEVVTLGMLEIYRGQRSEPSPTPNSSQSAFSRFQVSLNGARQERLIAISIGSWLENEIQQNYGSFFDQESRSISEVLPMIENLLTNKLNSNYWLETEIRENLRYKSFQQPDKIAEAIRLISAKKLWEEVASKLNKPAKDIKSQLSIIVDRRNKIAHEADIDPSYGIGSRWNIDENLVNDAVTFIEQLVENIHQVLEDIH is encoded by the coding sequence ATGCAGTTAGCCATTGAACAATTTCGCCTTAGTCTTGCCCGCGTTCGTGACTTGATCGCTATCCACAATTCCCTCAAATCTCAGACTACTTCCGCCCTAGATGTATCGGATATCCTCAGAGCCGCTTTAGTCCTGACTGTGAGCGCTTTAGATTATTATATTCACGAAGTGGTTACTCTAGGAATGCTAGAAATTTATCGAGGCCAACGTTCAGAACCTTCTCCCACTCCTAACAGTTCTCAATCTGCCTTTTCTCGTTTTCAAGTCTCCTTGAATGGCGCACGACAAGAACGATTGATAGCTATTAGTATTGGCTCTTGGTTAGAGAACGAAATTCAACAAAACTACGGTTCTTTTTTTGATCAAGAATCTCGCTCAATTTCCGAGGTACTACCAATGATTGAAAATCTCCTCACCAACAAACTTAATAGTAATTATTGGCTAGAGACTGAAATTAGAGAAAACCTCAGATATAAAAGCTTTCAACAACCGGACAAGATAGCGGAGGCCATTAGATTAATTTCAGCCAAGAAATTGTGGGAAGAAGTGGCCAGCAAACTAAATAAACCAGCCAAAGATATTAAAAGCCAACTTAGCATAATTGTTGATCGAAGGAACAAAATCGCCCACGAAGCTGATATAGACCCGAGTTATGGCATTGGCAGTCGCTGGAATATCGATGAAAATCTCGTTAATGATGCCGTTACCTTTATAGAACAGCTTGTTGAAAATATCCATCAGGTACTTGAGGACATCCACTAG
- a CDS encoding glutaredoxin family protein yields MTTIELILYSKPDCHLCEGLLEKLEKIRQPEWQLEIRDITSREDWFNAYQYEIPVLCQKLATGEKILPRLSPRANAEQLARLLANNLT; encoded by the coding sequence ATGACTACCATAGAACTAATTTTATACAGTAAACCGGACTGTCATCTTTGCGAAGGGTTGCTAGAAAAACTAGAAAAAATCCGTCAACCGGAGTGGCAGTTAGAAATTAGGGACATTACCAGTCGAGAGGATTGGTTTAACGCTTATCAGTACGAAATCCCCGTCCTCTGTCAAAAACTGGCCACGGGGGAAAAAATCCTTCCTCGTCTTTCCCCCCGGGCAAATGCCGAACAATTGGCCCGTCTTTTAGCCAATAATTTAACCTAG
- a CDS encoding anthranilate synthase component I, which translates to MQKPLAWHWRSLPLHQRTGSEVFACLFSQDAIATLLESPYPGNSLSRYSLCAGSPRQLWTPALGEILPFLSSLLPQTRSDVLPDHLPFHGGWLGWLGYDLAWEIEKLPDRKADTLPFPVAYWYEPDSFAILDHQAQILWLAASKPEDLDKYEQSLTTNPDFEFIDPHPSPLIFYTSQLDYEKAVKKALDHIRKGDIFQANLSLRFQSTTKAKGWQIYRSLQQINPSPFASYWRTPWGEMISCSPERLVKLERGIASTRPIAGTRPRGKTEALDRQLAEELLTNKKERAEHIMLVDLERNDLGRVCEWGSVDVDELLTIERYSHVMHLVSNVRGKLDKKYHAIDLIKALFPGGTITGCPKVRCLEIIEELEPVRRNLFYGSCGYIDLRGHLDLNILIRTLLMTNQGNLNTVWGQVGAGIVADSDPEKEWLESLHKAEAQLIALRSF; encoded by the coding sequence ATGCAAAAACCTTTAGCATGGCATTGGCGATCGCTTCCTCTGCATCAGCGCACCGGTTCCGAGGTTTTTGCCTGCTTATTCTCCCAAGATGCGATCGCTACTTTACTAGAAAGTCCCTATCCGGGTAATTCCCTCTCCCGTTACTCTCTTTGTGCTGGTTCCCCGCGTCAGCTTTGGACCCCCGCACTAGGGGAAATTTTACCCTTTTTAAGCAGTTTACTCCCCCAAACCCGATCTGATGTTCTTCCCGATCATCTTCCTTTCCATGGTGGTTGGTTGGGGTGGTTAGGCTACGATTTAGCTTGGGAAATAGAAAAATTACCCGACAGGAAAGCTGATACTCTCCCTTTTCCCGTCGCTTATTGGTATGAACCGGATAGTTTTGCCATTCTCGATCACCAAGCACAAATTCTCTGGTTAGCTGCCAGCAAACCCGAAGATTTAGATAAATACGAACAATCTTTAACCACTAACCCCGATTTTGAGTTTATCGATCCCCATCCCTCTCCCTTAATCTTTTATACTTCTCAACTCGACTACGAAAAAGCTGTTAAAAAAGCCTTAGATCATATCAGAAAAGGTGATATTTTTCAAGCAAATTTATCCCTAAGATTTCAAAGCACAACTAAGGCAAAAGGATGGCAAATTTATCGCAGTTTACAACAGATTAACCCTTCTCCTTTTGCCAGTTATTGGCGCACCCCTTGGGGAGAAATGATTAGTTGTTCTCCCGAAAGATTGGTAAAATTAGAAAGGGGAATAGCCAGCACTAGACCGATCGCTGGAACCCGTCCCCGGGGTAAAACCGAGGCACTCGATCGACAATTGGCCGAGGAACTATTAACTAATAAAAAAGAGCGGGCCGAGCATATTATGCTAGTGGATCTAGAACGTAATGATCTAGGTAGAGTTTGTGAATGGGGATCGGTTGATGTGGATGAATTACTGACGATCGAGCGTTATAGTCATGTTATGCACTTGGTCAGTAATGTTCGAGGAAAATTAGATAAAAAGTATCATGCTATTGATTTAATTAAAGCTCTTTTCCCCGGGGGAACAATTACCGGTTGTCCGAAAGTTCGTTGTCTAGAAATTATCGAAGAATTGGAACCGGTGCGACGCAATTTATTCTATGGTTCCTGTGGCTATATTGACCTACGAGGTCATTTAGATTTGAATATTCTCATCCGTACCCTATTAATGACTAATCAAGGGAATTTAAACACCGTTTGGGGACAAGTGGGAGCGGGAATAGTTGCCGATAGTGATCCCGAAAAAGAATGGTTAGAATCCCTTCATAAAGCTGAGGCACAATTAATCGCTTTACGTTCTTTTTAA
- a CDS encoding serine hydrolase — protein MTRQVTRRPTKVQSGPGSPKSMDSNNKKKSLPVKRAKKQRKPNLIASFLLQVLRFSILGVGLGAIAGTVLTVVDPSKLPLHPKPTATNSPTPKPVTPKPTTLVFNENLSSLNQKLQALAVKYPKLQAGALFIDLDNGAYANFRGDTIFAAASTIKIPILVAFFEDVDAGKIRLDEPLVATKDVLASGSGDMQYLGVNKTYTALETATKMNVISDNTATNMLIKRMGGKEALNQRFQAWGLTSTVINNALPDLEGTNTTSPRDLVTILGKVNQGELLSLRSRDRLLNIMQETRTRTLLPQGIEKSADIAHKTGDIGSMLADAGIIDMPNGKRYLGAVMVKRPHNDSNARTLIQQISRTAYQHFKWYQTQPAAKPQPVAQSSPSPSPVLSPSPGN, from the coding sequence GTGACTCGTCAAGTAACTCGTCGTCCTACTAAAGTCCAATCTGGCCCTGGGTCCCCTAAGTCCATGGACTCAAACAACAAAAAAAAGTCTTTACCGGTTAAAAGGGCAAAAAAACAGCGTAAACCTAACCTAATCGCTTCTTTTCTCCTTCAGGTTCTTCGCTTCTCTATCCTTGGTGTCGGTTTAGGTGCGATCGCTGGTACGGTTTTAACGGTGGTGGATCCGAGCAAATTACCCCTACATCCAAAACCCACCGCTACTAATTCCCCGACTCCCAAACCCGTCACCCCAAAACCGACCACGTTAGTTTTCAACGAAAATCTCAGCAGCCTCAACCAGAAATTACAGGCTTTAGCGGTCAAATATCCGAAATTACAGGCGGGAGCTTTATTTATTGACCTCGATAACGGTGCTTACGCTAATTTTCGCGGAGATACTATTTTTGCCGCCGCTAGTACGATTAAAATCCCGATTCTGGTCGCCTTTTTTGAGGATGTGGATGCGGGAAAAATTCGTCTCGATGAACCCCTTGTGGCCACTAAGGATGTCCTGGCCAGTGGGTCCGGGGATATGCAGTATCTAGGAGTGAATAAAACCTATACTGCCCTAGAAACCGCCACTAAAATGAACGTAATTAGCGATAATACCGCTACTAATATGTTAATTAAGCGTATGGGCGGCAAAGAGGCTCTTAATCAGCGTTTTCAAGCTTGGGGTTTGACCAGTACGGTAATTAATAACGCTTTACCTGACTTGGAAGGAACCAATACCACAAGTCCGAGAGATTTGGTGACAATCTTAGGAAAAGTTAATCAAGGGGAATTACTCAGTTTACGTTCCCGCGATCGTCTATTGAATATTATGCAGGAAACGCGCACTCGCACCCTGCTGCCGCAAGGTATCGAGAAATCCGCCGATATTGCCCATAAAACCGGTGATATTGGCTCGATGTTAGCGGATGCGGGGATTATTGATATGCCTAACGGGAAACGCTATCTAGGAGCAGTGATGGTGAAACGTCCCCACAATGATAGTAACGCTAGGACTCTGATTCAACAAATATCGCGCACGGCCTACCAACACTTTAAATGGTATCAAACTCAACCCGCAGCCAAACCGCAACCGGTCGCCCAATCTTCTCCCTCTCCTAGTCCGGTCCTTAGTCCTAGTCCGGGTAATTAG
- a CDS encoding TrkH family potassium uptake protein — MTIARTICLGFIAVILAGTSLLMLPVSTTSGTWNDPIVALFTSTSAVCVTGLAVVDTGTYFSFWGQLFIALLVQVGGLGYMTTTTFLMLLVGRKFDLRQKLAIQESFDRPFLQGSQSLMKSVIATTLVFELTATLVMLTVFAQKYDFRYAVWLSLFHSISAWNNAGFGLFKDNLMSYQSSIIINLSITGLIIFGGIGYQVIIEFYTWFIYRFQYKRKGFVFSLNYKVAISTTIFLLVMGTLAFLFTEQGNGDTLANLSIKDKLLAAWFQSVTSRTAGFNTIDIGKISVEGLSITMALMFIGASPSGTGGGIKTTTFRILYNCTRSVLRGREEVTLYQRRIPTPLILKSMAVVFGSVIAIIISTLAISFVETDFQMIQLFFEVVSAFGTVGLSMGITAALSPISKLIIVFMMYLGRVGVILLIAAIIGDPKPTVINYPEENLLVG; from the coding sequence ATGACGATTGCCCGGACAATTTGCTTGGGATTTATTGCGGTAATTTTAGCGGGAACTTCCCTGTTGATGTTGCCTGTTTCTACCACTAGCGGCACTTGGAATGACCCAATTGTTGCCCTCTTTACCTCCACTTCTGCTGTCTGTGTCACGGGTTTAGCAGTAGTAGATACGGGTACTTATTTTTCTTTTTGGGGTCAATTATTTATTGCTTTATTAGTGCAAGTGGGGGGTTTGGGATATATGACCACTACCACTTTTTTAATGTTATTAGTTGGGCGAAAATTTGACCTGAGACAGAAGTTAGCGATTCAAGAATCCTTTGATCGACCTTTCCTACAAGGTAGTCAAAGTTTAATGAAATCAGTGATTGCTACTACTCTAGTTTTTGAGTTAACAGCAACTTTGGTTATGTTAACTGTCTTCGCCCAAAAGTATGATTTTAGATATGCGGTGTGGTTATCTTTATTCCATAGTATTAGTGCTTGGAATAATGCGGGTTTTGGCTTGTTTAAAGATAACTTAATGTCCTATCAGTCTTCAATTATTATTAACTTATCTATCACAGGATTGATCATTTTTGGAGGTATCGGTTATCAGGTAATTATCGAGTTTTACACTTGGTTTATTTACCGCTTTCAATATAAACGAAAAGGCTTTGTTTTTTCTCTTAACTATAAAGTTGCTATCAGTACAACTATATTTTTATTAGTGATGGGAACATTGGCTTTTTTATTTACTGAACAGGGAAATGGTGACACTTTGGCTAATTTATCAATTAAAGATAAATTGCTGGCTGCTTGGTTCCAATCGGTAACATCGAGAACAGCAGGATTTAATACTATTGATATCGGTAAAATTTCCGTAGAAGGTTTATCAATTACCATGGCTCTCATGTTTATAGGAGCCAGTCCTAGCGGTACAGGCGGCGGTATTAAAACCACAACCTTTAGGATTTTATATAACTGTACCCGCTCGGTTTTAAGAGGTCGTGAAGAAGTGACTCTCTATCAAAGACGCATTCCCACGCCGTTAATTTTAAAGTCAATGGCGGTGGTTTTTGGTTCGGTTATAGCGATTATTATCTCCACCCTAGCCATCTCATTTGTGGAGACAGATTTTCAAATGATTCAGCTGTTTTTTGAGGTAGTTTCTGCCTTTGGAACTGTCGGCCTATCTATGGGTATAACTGCCGCTTTATCACCGATTTCTAAGTTAATTATTGTTTTTATGATGTATTTGGGACGGGTGGGAGTTATACTTTTAATAGCGGCTATTATCGGCGATCCGAAACCAACAGTTATTAATTACCCCGAAGAAAACCTTTTAGTGGGATAA
- a CDS encoding ParA family protein — protein sequence MVQKIAFFNHKGGVSKTTTTFNLGWMLAEKGKRVIIVDTDPQCNLTGMALAKESEDREERLQAIYNTYSNIKTALAPAFESQPRLIEAVDCIPIDGRDRLFLLPGHVGLAEYEVILGIAQELSGSIQALKNLPGAITYLLDKTAERFEADYILIDMSPSLGSINQNILMTSNFFIVPTTADFFSVMAIDSLTKILPKWHQWAKAASALPILKTANYPFPEVDLHFLGTIVQKYRIIGGQETKAFQNWINTIEENIGNKMIPALERTGMMLPKFIYDQNGVPACCTLVKIPDFNSLIALSQEHQTPVFALTAEQLGWQGTVLDQAQEKQQKFKDIFSDLADKVIGLTSEIYAVSH from the coding sequence ATGGTGCAAAAAATAGCTTTTTTTAATCATAAAGGTGGAGTCAGCAAAACTACAACCACTTTTAACCTTGGTTGGATGCTTGCTGAGAAGGGTAAAAGAGTAATTATTGTCGATACCGATCCCCAATGTAACTTAACTGGTATGGCTTTGGCTAAAGAAAGTGAAGATAGGGAGGAAAGACTACAAGCCATCTACAATACTTACTCTAATATTAAAACAGCTTTAGCACCTGCTTTTGAGTCTCAACCGAGATTAATTGAAGCTGTGGACTGTATTCCTATTGATGGTCGTGATCGTTTATTTCTATTGCCCGGTCATGTGGGATTAGCTGAATATGAAGTTATCCTAGGTATTGCTCAAGAACTTAGTGGGTCAATTCAGGCTTTAAAAAATCTCCCCGGTGCGATTACATATTTATTAGACAAAACTGCCGAAAGATTTGAAGCTGACTATATTTTAATCGATATGAGTCCCAGTTTGGGGTCAATCAATCAAAATATACTGATGACCAGCAACTTTTTTATTGTGCCAACCACAGCGGATTTTTTCTCGGTTATGGCTATCGATTCTTTAACTAAAATCTTGCCTAAGTGGCACCAATGGGCTAAGGCAGCTAGTGCTTTACCAATTCTCAAAACAGCCAACTATCCCTTTCCCGAAGTTGACCTACATTTTTTGGGAACTATTGTTCAGAAATATCGAATCATAGGTGGCCAAGAAACAAAAGCTTTTCAAAACTGGATTAACACAATCGAGGAAAATATCGGCAATAAAATGATTCCAGCTTTAGAAAGAACTGGCATGATGCTACCGAAATTTATCTACGATCAGAATGGTGTACCGGCTTGCTGTACTCTAGTAAAAATACCTGATTTTAATAGTCTTATTGCCTTATCTCAAGAGCATCAAACGCCCGTTTTTGCGCTAACTGCTGAACAATTAGGATGGCAAGGTACAGTGTTAGATCAAGCCCAAGAAAAACAACAAAAATTTAAAGATATTTTTTCTGACTTAGCAGACAAAGTTATCGGTCTTACCTCCGAGATTTATGCAGTTAGCCATTGA
- a CDS encoding ABC1 kinase family protein, with protein sequence MSRHQDSQTDRKREETQFTPYSAEAIAQQYRYKPWQLFGRAFVIIWSLGLFLLSLLWDKWTKQEEANKYRRASELRQILTRLGPTFIKVGQALSTRPDLVRKDFLDELVKLQDQLPPFDNDVAFALIETELGMPVEKAYREISPTPVAAASLGQVYKAILPTGEEVAVKVQRPGLRALLSLDLYLMRWAAQKFGRLLPLNLGHDLTLIVDEFGTKLFEEIDYQNEGRNAEKFATNFQNNPEVKVPSIYWRYSGRRVLTLEWIDGYKLTDTENIKALGLDPNNIVKIGVTSGLQQLLEHGFFHADPHPGNLFATFDGRMAYIDFGMMDQLEEETKETLASCVVDLINKDYENLASNFVKLGFLTPETDIKPIIPALERVLGNAIGQRVGDFNFRTITDDFSELMYEYPFRIPAKFALIIRSLVTQEGLALTLDPNFKIVQVAYPYVAKRLLTGESPQLRRRLLDVLFKDGKFQWQRLENMITMARSESNFDLLPTAQLGITFLLSEEGRYLRRQLLLALTEDDRLHTAEVQRLWGLIQGELQPRRLLDVAMSAFRELSSQGVAAVLPRETSSR encoded by the coding sequence GTGAGTCGGCATCAAGACAGTCAAACTGACCGGAAACGAGAAGAAACACAGTTCACTCCTTACAGTGCAGAAGCGATCGCTCAACAATACCGTTACAAACCTTGGCAATTGTTTGGTCGCGCTTTCGTGATTATTTGGTCTTTAGGATTATTTCTGCTCAGTCTCCTCTGGGACAAATGGACAAAGCAAGAAGAAGCCAATAAATACAGGCGTGCCAGCGAACTTAGGCAAATTCTCACCCGTTTGGGTCCGACCTTCATCAAAGTCGGTCAAGCTCTCTCTACCCGTCCCGACCTCGTTCGCAAAGACTTTTTAGACGAATTAGTTAAACTGCAAGACCAACTTCCCCCCTTCGATAACGACGTCGCTTTTGCCCTTATCGAGACAGAATTGGGGATGCCTGTAGAAAAAGCCTATCGAGAAATATCCCCCACCCCGGTAGCTGCCGCTAGTTTAGGACAGGTTTACAAAGCGATACTCCCCACCGGTGAAGAAGTAGCCGTTAAAGTGCAACGGCCCGGGCTGCGGGCGCTTTTAAGCCTCGATTTATACCTAATGCGCTGGGCCGCCCAAAAATTCGGTCGTTTATTACCCCTCAATCTCGGCCACGACCTCACCCTGATTGTCGATGAATTCGGCACCAAACTCTTTGAGGAAATCGACTATCAAAACGAAGGTCGCAACGCTGAAAAATTCGCCACCAACTTCCAAAATAACCCCGAAGTTAAAGTTCCCAGTATCTACTGGCGTTATAGTGGTCGCCGCGTCCTCACCCTAGAATGGATTGATGGCTATAAACTCACCGATACCGAGAACATCAAAGCTTTAGGATTAGACCCCAATAATATCGTTAAAATCGGCGTCACCTCCGGATTACAGCAACTCCTCGAACACGGCTTTTTCCACGCTGATCCCCACCCGGGTAATCTTTTCGCCACTTTTGATGGTCGCATGGCCTATATCGATTTTGGCATGATGGACCAGTTAGAGGAGGAAACTAAAGAAACCCTCGCTAGTTGCGTCGTCGATTTAATTAACAAAGACTACGAAAACCTGGCCAGCAACTTTGTCAAACTGGGATTTTTAACCCCAGAAACGGATATAAAACCAATTATTCCGGCTCTAGAACGAGTTTTAGGCAATGCCATCGGTCAAAGGGTCGGTGACTTCAATTTCCGCACCATTACCGATGATTTCTCCGAATTGATGTACGAGTATCCCTTCCGGATTCCCGCCAAATTCGCCCTGATTATTCGTTCCCTCGTCACCCAAGAAGGTTTGGCCCTCACCCTCGATCCTAACTTCAAAATCGTCCAAGTGGCCTATCCCTACGTTGCTAAACGTCTCCTGACCGGGGAATCACCCCAACTGCGGCGGCGTTTACTGGATGTCCTGTTCAAAGACGGTAAATTCCAGTGGCAACGCCTAGAAAACATGATTACAATGGCTCGCTCGGAAAGTAACTTCGATTTACTGCCCACCGCGCAATTAGGCATCACTTTTCTTCTCTCGGAAGAAGGTCGTTATCTGCGTCGTCAATTGCTATTAGCTTTGACGGAAGATGACCGTCTCCATACTGCCGAAGTGCAACGTCTCTGGGGTTTAATTCAAGGAGAATTGCAACCGCGGCGACTCTTGGATGTGGCCATGAGCGCTTTTCGGGAATTATCGTCCCAAGGTGTGGCCGCTGTCCTTCCGCGAGAAACCAGTTCGCGTTAA